A region of the Anolis carolinensis isolate JA03-04 chromosome 1, rAnoCar3.1.pri, whole genome shotgun sequence genome:
CACAGGTAGATTAATTGGGTGGGTccatgaaaaaaggaaatgccaCACTTTGTCTGTGATGGCATTTAAAGGCCTAACTAATTGGCCTGGGATCTCAATATGTGAGAGTGCCTCTCCCTTATGGGCCTGTTGAGGGGACTGGGATCTGCTGGAGGGATCCCTCCTGTATCCCACAGGTGAAaatgatatacaggcagtccctggctGTACAaaaaagataggttttgtaggtttgctcttaggttgaatttgtaagtcagaataggcacatttttaaatgtaactccagtcatatatacacacacacagttgccTTGGATAGCAAAGGAAAGGATTACcatccctgtggagtttgttttcctgtctgtgctcttgttcagaagacttcacctcactttctgtccctgtgacaattggattttgaaaattttggtttgtcatggaaacacagattggtgagaaagcttcagctgagacaccttttccccatgataactcttacagaggtacatttcctctcacttcctgttgtctcactcccaacTGTAACTAGTAGTTGGGTGgaagccagatgtttgtaacccaggaactgcctgtactatGTCTGCGCCTACCAGAAGAAGTAATACATCACATGAGGATAGGGGAGAGGACCTTCCTGACTATGACACCCTAGTTATGCAATGCCTCGCTCTGACTAATGCTTTATTTTGATGCCAAGTCAAACATAgcttttttattaatgtttgtgtgacttaattattttttcccaaataaTACATAGTTGTAGTTTGTTGCAccaattgtattgtttaatatgttttggaTATGCAAAACCACAGATAACTGCAAACTCTATTGAAAGTAAGGACTTCCAACCCAAAAGTACCATAGGGTCATCCTCAAGAacgtagaaaatgcctagaggacatttttgtcagatgtggattaATGAAACGGCAGATACCGGTCACACTGTATTCCCTATCACCTTCAAAGCACATTACTACCAAGTGAGGAAAAGAAGGCAATAATGTATGGATGCTTTTCAAACAGGCCTCAGCCCTCTTCCCCACTACCAAGGAGCCCCAAAACCAGGTGATGCTCACGGAAGGTGCAGCCCCGACAACAGCACTCGGATGACCATTTTCAGCTTGTCAGAAAAGCCTGGCAACCCAGAAAGAGCGGTGCCTGCAGCACTTAACGTTACCAGAAGAACAGCCCCAGTTAAAATAAGCTGGTCCAAGTCCAACTGCATTTCCTGGAAGCGGCTTTGGTCCATTAGCACAGTCTATTAAAAGAGATCAAAAAAGCAAAGGACAGTTAATTCAAACTACAGAATGAAGAGCCAGATACTGTATGAATGAAATGGCAGTATCACACAACATAGCGCAAAGGGGGTTGTTATAAGCTGCCACAGAATGGtttgttttgaaaacactggTAGTTGTACTTCTcccctattttatttttaatcattttatattGAGCTGCATTATAAAGTTGTGAATCCTTATTCTAAGAACAAACAGGAACTAGGTTATATGCAAGAGAAACAACACAAGAACTACATCAAGGATGCAGTTTCAACTTAGTCCTACAAGGCAACTGTTCATCTGCAGGACTTTGCCATGGGGGCTCAGTGATAACACTACAGAATTGTTGTTGTCGTCGCTGTCATAACCTGCTTTTTCTCTACTAAAGGAGACTGAAAGGGGATAACACTAAAAACTGTAACGTATGAActcaacatataaacatataaccaTAATCCCAGAGTTTTTTAGTAGTACACAAAAATGCGGCAAtgttcacagcaacccactgaataCCAATTCCTGGGGGATCATTTTAAACTGTGTGTTTAAAGGGAGATTCCTTATTACACTTAGCTGCAAGACTGATGTTTTTAAGAGTATCTCTTGCTTTACCTTTCTTTatcttttaataaacaaatatatgGGATTTTTTTCTGAGGACTGATTACAGGTGGTATGAAGTTAAGAGAAAAATCAACTGTTCTTCCACCTATTTAAATATGTAATCCTCAAAGTCATTGACAGTTCTCATCGTGAGCAGTTCCAAATTAGCTCTATAAAGCCACCATACTAATTTTCATTCAGTTTAAATGTTAGAAAACGTCTTCTAGATTCTACAACATACCAAAAAAAATGACAGTGTACCAGTCAATGAAGATGGGCAACTACTTATAGAACCCACTCCTTTAGAACCCAGGAGTGTGGAAAAACATAGTGGAAGGCACTATATTGATTCCAATgacctaaatccagttgctaaaCCCAAACAAGATAGACTCATTAAATCAACTGGGTCTATGTAAGTGTTGATCTATCATTCTGCAATGTATTAAGTGAGTATATTCCAGGTGGAAAAAGCAAATGTATTAGGGCTTTTACTGCTTGATGGCGCAGatggctttttttgttttttgggccatggttccatccttgatgtttggttttgttgttggAATCTAGGGataaggatggtgggttgtgttgccaagtttcgtggttctgggtcaTGTAGTTTCATTGCCTACTTCTAGTAAAAAgtccagaacatttatatatatagatatactagctgtgcccggccacgcgttgctgtggcttagtgtggtggtgttggttggataaaaacaattatttctctccctctaattaagactttatttttctttcctttttgttgtatgaacatagaggcatggatgaggggttgtgctggcaagtttagtgtttctgggatgtgtagttttgttgttttgtcctaggccgaaatttcattacccttttatatatatagatggcaccaGAAAGATACTAGCATGGGTTGCAATTCCCCAGACATAAATCAAGAAATTCCTCATGGAGGTCACTATTCCAGGCATCAAAACAAATGATGAGCCATCTAAAAAATCATTAATGTGCAGGAATTCCGTTGGTTATTGCAACTCGTATAAATGCCAGTCTTCCATTttaaaagccctaaatggctgggAACCTGGCTAACCGAGCAACTGCCTACACACATATCATCTTGCTTACATGTTAAGATTCACTTTAGAAAGATTAATGTGCTTAATTAATAGCCGTAAAACTAAGAAACTCCATTCTTACAGGTTTATTCCTTCCTCTATCTGCCCAGGGATCACAACGAAGTCTGATGACCTTGTTCTTCAGTGTTGACTTTTGCGAAaacagaatgattatatatacggTACAGGAAAAATAGCAGAAATGTTTTATTTACTTGATTcgatttatatcttgccttacTCCAagtagggaagaaaaggaagtctCAACAAAATGCCTAAAAAGACACATCTACTGGTTATCCTTCTGACCCAACCAGTTAAAGGCTGAAGCCCTCTTTGAAAAACAGAGAAAGCACAGGCAAGGACTGCTTTGGGAGGGAGTCTAGTAGCAGATACTAACAAGGgtcttctcactttctttctctatTTCCCTTTGTCTAATTTGCACATCACTTTGGGAGGGCATAATTCTAAAAAGCAAACTTGATCTCatacaaatactataaataagaacatgtttaattatttattttccaaaaaCAAATGGGTTCTGTATAGGAGCTATCTTTAAATGAATTTCAGGCAGGGACCCTCCTAACAAATACGTAATAAAAACCAAGCCATCTCTGTGGTTAATAAACTAGAGAACAGACCTACACATTATACATTTTAagggttttaattgtttattttaataccattctgttttaatgtttgtatgtttttggggttttaaattatattgtatcagttgtactgtaagccgctttgtgtctctctctctctctttttttttttagagaaataGCAGGGTAGAAACAACAACATTGCCCATCTGTCATACAGAGAAAGATTATCCCATATTCCAGAAgaaagtacagggtgtttgaaaaagaactccctattcaccattgaaaTTAAATAGTGAatagggaattctttttcaaacaccctgtataatattAACATTTAATTACAGAATAAGATGAGAAAGACACAATGCACGGTTATAAAATTAATATTTCCAAAGTTATCCAAATTGCTGGCTTAATTTTCCTCCACATACAGCAGCAGTACATTAGGACTCCTTGCTACCTTGAGGAGGCCATTTTCCATTTGCTTTCATTTCTCTATAGTACTGTGAGTTCCATTCAAAAAGAGAATTAATAGGCTGCTCTTCACAGCTGCTTATATGGAATAGAAACAGTGGCCTTGCCTATTTAGACCCAATTACTAGTCCACATCCAGCACTGTGCCACTTCTAGCAGACTGCTCACTCACACAGATTTCATTTCAAGTAATCTACAGAGACCAGGGAAATATTTAAGAACAAAGCTGACCTAAAGTATGTTTTACCTGTCCTAAAAATCTAAACACATATTGttataaaacaggcatgggcaaactttggccctctgggtgttttggacttcaactcccataattcctaacagactactggctgttaggaattgtggagttgaagtccaaaacacccagagggctaaagtttgcccatgcctgttatagaaaCTGCTCACATTGAAAATAAGTCATTGTTACCTCTGGGAAAGGCTTCTGTAAATGGTTCCACTTGAGCAGCTTAAGGTAGGCATGGTTCTGTATGGCAACAGGGCAAAGGACAGCAGTTCCACTGGCAGACGTTGTACCATCATCCACGGCAAGCGCAGCTCTGGACTTCAAGTCATCTGCAGCTTCTTGCAGCCATGCAGTAACAAAGTCTAAGGAGTCTATATTTGAGTGAAGTCAAAACAAGTCAAGTATGTTTGATTATGGTCCAAGACCAGATAGAGAATCTATTTCAAAGAAGGACTACCAGAACCTTTTCTCATGAACCCATTACTCTTCCTATTtataggttgaacatcccttatccagaattctaaaatctgaaataatccaaaataatCCACATAGGCGACTGAGATAATGCCACTTTTTCTTTCTGATATTtcagtgcacacaaactttgcttcatatacaaaattatctaaaatattgtgtaaaattaACTTATAATCTATGTTTATATGGTGTATATGTaacataaatgaattctgtgtttcaacttgggtcccatctcaacGATATCCCACTATGTACATATAGGTAAGTACAATTATTCCAAAGTCcccccaaaattcaaaatacttctggtcctaagcatttctgACAAGGGAAACTCGACCTGTATTTttacaataattattttaatgtagTTCACGACAATACAAGAACAAATAGacaaaaataaacacataaaaaGAAATCCAAATAAAAGgtgtaattaaaaattaaaaagttgtATAACTGAAAAGGTGTCTTTTCTTCTCTCATCTCACATTCAAACAATAAATGATCCCTCTGATAAAAATGCTTGATTTGATTTGAGTTTTCAATCAATGGAACATGTTTTTAAACCAACCACAACAAAAATAGATGGGCAGTTAAGCACATTTCATGTTTCATATTGCTTGATACGGTTTATGTTTATCCTCACTACTGATTTCCCTTAAGATTGTGAAGCTGGCaaaactattgtatttttaagTCCTGTTCCCATCATTAGGGAACTAACCTAGAATAAAGCAGTTTGAAGAACCTAGCTTTACAGATAAGGCAACCCTAAGTATGTTTCATCCAAAGCAGGTCCACGGATTACATGTGGTTTTAGTCTACTCCTGTGGAATTGTTTTATCAGATTTCTCAACATTACGATTGAACATTTACACAGTATCAGCTCAACAGCAGCATTTTAACAGCAGAAACCGATAATTGGCAAATGGAAACAACAAAATCCATACTTGGCTGTTTCTCATATAATTCCTGAAACTTCTTCCTTTCATATTCAACCGACTGCTGCATTAAGTGTGGCCTAATGCTACTAACAGCAAAGTTCGCCATGTCCATTTTCATCAAGTCCAACACAGAGAAAATTGctctgcaaaaaaaacaacaacacattacaCATTTCAAGCAGCTGTGCATTTCTAAAACACTGATTGTATTAGAATGTCAGCAATTTTTTATTCCAATGGCTCTATCACTATGATAAATGTGAACTGAGGCAGAATCAGATTGAGCTGTGAGGAGAACCTCAACCTACATGAATCACATGTTCTCCTTACATATTGAGTATCCCTTCTTTGAAATGCTTGATGGAAccagaggtgttttggatttcagggttgatttttttttcttccaattttggaatatttgcatttaCATACTGAATTAGCATGGAAATGGCAGGCTGGCAGGCAGGCTGGCAGGCTAGCAGgctgtatctagatgctgttttatgttttaatatgttaatggttttaaattgtatttatatgtttattgtttttattttatgtttttatttgctttgtataatgaggcattgaatgtttgcctaaatgtatgttgtatgccgctctgagtcccctatggggtgagaagagcgggatagaaatgaagttaataacaataacaataataataataatgggactcaAACCTAAACAAGAAAgttatttatgcttcatatataccttatacacatatccTGAAGATCGTtggattaaaaacatttttaataaattttgggcataaaacaaagtttgtatacattaaaCCACCAGAAAGAAAATGTGTCACTATCTCGGCCATCCATATGGAcagttttggagcatttcagattctggatttccagataagggatactcaacccggATAGGTATAATAAAAGGCAGCAAGTGGAATTGTTTACTTTTtaagtgagtttttaaaaaaatcaaaactacaCTGCTTCACCAGTATCCTTGGTCAAAAGCATAGCTTTTCTTACTATTTCCTACTTCTAACAATATCCCTtccatatataaatacacacacacacacacacacacacacacacacatacatatatacatatccaTTTATATTCAATTATATATGCAGTACTGCTGTTTATCAAAAACTTCCAGATATTCTAGCAAGCCCTACCTCCATAGGAAATCATACCATTACCTGAATAAGGGAACAATTTCATGAATGTCTTTCAGCTTCTTAATTTCCTCATCTCTGGCTGGAGCGCAGAGGGTCCCCATCATCCCAATGATGAATTCAACCATCTTAGAAATGTCAAGCGCACCATTCTCAGCCTCCTGTTTGATCAGTTCTAGATCTAGAGCCTCCGTAATCTGATTTCTTAATCTAGTATGCCCAGGCAGCAAAAAAGACAAGAGCGTCTGAAAGAAACCAAAGTACCTTCTATTAGCTCCTAAGAGTATTCCAGGGCTGCAGCTATTAATGCTATTCTAGAGTAATTGCCTGTTGTAGCAATATTGTATTACCTAATAAATAAGTcttctttttataaaaaataatgaaaatatataccaattttaataaagatttttttacttATTAAAGAAACTTAGGCAGGAAATATATATGCAAAGTTGGTGCATGTATGTGCCTATGATCTTTGATTGCTGAGGGTAAAGCTTGAATGATCTGTAACacaggccaacacacattttggtgcttcaaattttggacctgtttctgggtatatttgacctgctgattccaaaaatggcactggttTTCCCCTACcacctctagtttttgagatacataatatatgtgttatggttgagccttatggctccaatactgggagacgtggtcgtaagactcctcgagagtcagactctattgaggagcgagagaggaaacggctgcgggacatatttgcagaatcaactgacgaagactcctttgagggttttactgagagaatggaggaagaggtggttagctcagaggaggatgacatggaatggactcgtgtgagggaggatttgggtgttcctggtaatgatagcatgggaaacgactggcgggttgcaggatcggacccgtggacaagttggagggatgggacgggatccacagctggggatgctgtggggcatagtcaaagatgttttagctctgatgaggatgatgatgaggcacctggaattagggtaacacctgatagcgatgaggagttgtaactggcataaaatggggtcttgaatccagggctaattgcgttgggcaaggtaatctggacgaacgcttgggctcttgttgggaatttcctgaagacgggtgtgtttcgtttgctgactacgtaagttaccaaggacactgggcatagacggcgggaggaactgtgtgggcttttgttgtgcaacctgtgtttaatcttattagcttggacctccgtcgtcttcttgacggacattatttacctactcggaattgacgctggactggctgactgactgactgactgactgactgactggctgactacgaccttggactaccctctctttggctatcggaggatttcgtggaacctaagacgcctgcacttggccttcgacctcggaccggattgggaccccgctgaccgctgcaaccctgattgatgtgtttggacccggagttcgcccgctgcacggaggagtaacaacttagttgctcaaccacagctgttgagtagcagagaggaatctgctgccagtatttatgttctattgaatctttatttaccagcttttgtttgtttaaagtcccaggctgaagtaagcatttttagtttaacccggattaaactcctgtttaatccggtttagctTTTGAAcagtttttgagtgacttttcatattgaaggcgagtgtttgcctagctctttgttttttacgagcatttttggttctgtatctttaataaactgtgttgaatcttatctggtggcgttctgtccttgacaatatgcCGTctacttgtgatggttttaaataattgttttaatgtgaagataactgattttagtgtttatgtatatttatagtttttttatgttccggcattgaatgtttgccatatgtatgttgtgctctgccctgagtccccttcggggtgagaagggcggaatataaatgttttaaataaatgaaataaataaatattagttgCCACCTGCTAGCCCACAGAAAACCGCAATAACCatgtctaagaaactagagctgatctagtctatccaatgcactttctgaatcagtaccccaaataactccaggaactgGCCTAAAAACAGACACAAAGAACAAAAAGGTTTTTACTGTGTTAATTCCTGTCAATAAAGCTTGAACAATTCTCTGCAAAACTCGCCCTCTTGATGCCATTACGCAGAGAAGAAGGAATCACACAGGATTTCAAGATATGATATGAAAATAGTTCTGCCCTAATTTTTACTGCAAAAAAGGAGCAATAAAAGGCAGAAAATTGATTAATTGAAATTGAATCTCAGATGAATACCAGAACGTTTGCTGTGCCATTCTCGTTTTAAAGCACTGTGGGGCAGGACTTGCAACCATGCATTGTAACTGAAAGCTACAAAAACGATCCATATATTATCTGCCATTCATGTATGCCCCTAAAGAGAAAGGTTTTCTTGTGAAACATGACAGAGATAACTACTGAAACAAGGATACTGGCCAAACAGTTTACCAGTCTATGAAAATAATGCTTGCCTAGAATCAAAATCATAGCTGCATCAAGACCATTGGTTCAATAAGTTGCTATCCCCAACTACAGCTAACTAATTGCTTTTGtgtgtttcaaaaataaaatgtattttctctCTCTTACCTCCTTGATTTCTCCCACAAGTTTAATTGCATGATCATACGATGGTGGGTCTTCTTTTAACTGGGTTTCCAAACAATCCCAAAAGGCCTTGTGGACAATATCTCTCACTCGTTTTTCAAGGCTGGTGAAGCAACAGATGGTTAAAACTAAATTGTAATAGCTCTAACACAAAGGCAAGTGAAGCCTGGGCAAAAAAAATCTAACTAAATGAAAATGTGAACTGGCTGATGTTATGGGGGATGAAGGAGATCTGTCAGAGTATAATGTATTAGTTGCATTCAATGGGGAACTATGTTCAATGGGAAATTATAATTTGGAAAGAACGGACAAGAGAGAATCTGTTGCCCAGATTACAGAGAAAGCTGACTGATGGAGCAACAAAAAGAGATCACTACTGGAAAAAAGGATACTAGCTGAACAGTTTACCAGTCTAAGGAAATAATGCCTATCTAGAATCTAAATACTAGCTGTATTAAGCCCACTGAGATGGACAGAATAAATTGGTCACAGCCTGAGGGGCACCTCTTTTCAAAAATTCCCTATTTAGATGCTTTGGGTCTCAGTTACAGAAAAAATCTATACATCAAATAGCTTTAATTCCACTGTCAATATGCTGAGGTCCACTAAATAAATATCTAACAAAACCAAAAGATGCTCTGAATTTGTTATTCCTGTGCCGAGAGTTGAATTTAATTGCTATGCTCTTACTGCTTGGAACCACCAGCTGTACCTCTGTTTCTTGTACAGACCTGCTCCAGGCTCTTCTGAATGTAGAAATGGGCTCCTTACCTGTTTTCTGGCAAATCAGATGGCTTAATCTGGAAGCCGCCATTGACAACAATCTCATGGGCCAACACCATGTTGGTAACGCCTTTTGCAGTTTCCATCAATTCCTCCATTGACACAAACTGAGGGGGGCTTGCTGTTGGAAGATGAGAGGCACTTCAGTAAAATATTCTATTGGC
Encoded here:
- the tcp11l1 gene encoding T-complex protein 11-like protein 1 isoform X1, coding for MSQDQDMPGSSEGKPDKLEDNQQENAENSEQSVRKKIRQNPPTPSRSDTLEPSPPQFVSMEELMETAKGVTNMVLAHEIVVNGGFQIKPSDLPENSLEKRVRDIVHKAFWDCLETQLKEDPPSYDHAIKLVGEIKETLLSFLLPGHTRLRNQITEALDLELIKQEAENGALDISKMVEFIIGMMGTLCAPARDEEIKKLKDIHEIVPLFRAIFSVLDLMKMDMANFAVSSIRPHLMQQSVEYERKKFQELYEKQPNSLDFVTAWLQEAADDLKSRAALAVDDGTTSASGTAVLCPVAIQNHAYLKLLKWNHLQKPFPETVLMDQSRFQEMQLDLDQLILTGAVLLVTLSAAGTALSGLPGFSDKLKMVIRVLLSGLHLPSFNLNEALAILSEKICAEVNSSLSQHGYTPFTAEKETVLKGQVQALASPDNSVCKLIDSRIQAYLESYLASGHQKSLPAVPGGLSSVQKELEEIAVKYVRLVNYNKMVFSPYYDVVLNKILNKEESPKLCG
- the tcp11l1 gene encoding T-complex protein 11-like protein 1 isoform X2, producing the protein MSQDQDMPGSSEGKPDKLEDNQQENAENSEQSVRKKIRQNPPTPSRSDTLEPSPPQFVSMEELMETAKGVTNMVLAHEIVVNGGFQIKPSDLPENSLEKRVRDIVHKAFWDCLETQLKEDPPSYDHAIKLVGEIKETLLSFLLPGHTRLRNQITEALDLELIKQEAENGALDISKMVEFIIGMMGTLCAPARDEEIKKLKDIHEIVPLFRAIFSVLDLMKMDMANFAVSSIRPHLMQQSVEYERKKFQELYEKQPNSLDFVTAWLQEAADDLKSRAALAVDDGTTSASGTAVLCPVAIQNHAYLKLLKWNHLQKPFPETVLMDQSRFQEMQLDLDQLILTGAVLLVTLSAAGTALSGLPGFSDKLKMVIRVLLSGLHLPFKDPGLSGELSCFWPPEIPSCGSWGIELCSERAGGNCCQVRPPCQLQQDGL